In Ooceraea biroi isolate clonal line C1 chromosome 1, Obir_v5.4, whole genome shotgun sequence, the genomic stretch AGTAATGCGCGTTACACAATGAAGCTCTATTTCCCAACTCGCATAAACTCGCATAACACCCAGATAATTTTAGATGCTTTTACtaaaaattgaatttgttATGGCATATTATAGTTTTTACAGTATACAGTACGAATTCttccatatattttaatatattacatattggtATCAAAACAAGCGAACAGTTTGTGTCGGATTGGtagaaaattttatcagaaagaatttataagattttttaataaaggacCAATTATCAATGGCTGCTAAGCTATTGGCACATAGCTATCGTTTGGTATgtcgaaaattcgaaaaaaacagtaataacaataaaaataaaataatatgttaaaaGATAGCCTTTCACGTATCTAtatcaagaaattaaaataataaaaaatgcttatttgatacattttataattacagttttgttTTAATGCATACTTGTCGTTTGATGATGATTGGTACTATATATGATATACGTATTCGtatgtaaaaaacatttaaatgtgAGAAAGCAAGACGATATTAGTAAGCATCACAttcaaaacttttttatactttgctaatcgaaatattacaaattttttactGTTTGTACTTTttcattacatataattgaaatacatTCGTAAAGTTATCGTTATGTCATCTAATTCTTATTTACAACATAATGAAAATGGTTTTGTATATGTACAGATAATAAAGTATAGATTTGGAGAATGATTTTAatcaagtaaataataaacaatctAACAGTAGCAATCAACACATAGGTTTCCAAAGCGGATCTTTAATGATCTATTTATATCCGAGGAAGATAACGAAGAAGGAACAGATTGTGatagttaattatataacGAAGTTAAAAGAGTTCTTTGTTTTGATAATacgtaaattaattcggtaTATTCTTCTCATTAGCGTAATTAAGATGAACAATACAGTCGACAAAGGTAAATACTATAGCGAACAAGacaaatatgaaaagaaaagagtcAATATAAGATCAATATAAAAGTCAAATAAAGAACAATTTAAAcgtcaatttaaaattaattagtcaattaacaatttaaaagTCAAAATTCAAGTGTCAATCCATTAGGCTTTGtttctttcacataaaaaCTCATTTTAAAGTTGACTCACATGAGAATATTGCACCATTGACTTCACTGATAAGACGGCGCTAATTTATATAGATGACAGACCGTATGAGATACTTGTCGGAAATAATGGTGAGAAAATTTTTACACATGAATAATCTGTTCGAACATAAGACAATGGTACTAATGTCTCTGATAAAGATCAGtttaagtaaataattattattgtaatataattcttgATTTGCACATCCCGTTTGACTTTAACGTTAATTTACTCTAATGAAGAAACTTgtaataaatagtgacgtaaatAAACGAACAAAtacgtaaaaaattaaaaaagaatttttttatcttgattttattatcgttaatCAGTTGTCATTCAAAGGCTGGATTCTTCTTAATAGACATATCGCGCTTACCTTATAAATCCTTTTGTCATACACTCGGTTCGTCTATACAGTGAAACGTCCACTCACACACTTTCTATCCGTGGTAAGTATAAGAACATCTAAAAATCCAATTATCtaacaaaataatacactTATTGTCATAATTTAGTTTTCAGTTTATCGTACATATGGGACATTTTGCAGCAAGTCTCTTACACGCTTACTTAATGACGTTCATGGTAAAAGTGCCAAGTACATTTGCTGATGCGAATGTTTATACAAATCGCAGGTTATAAAAAACAACTTAAGACGCAAGAGAAATTGTAGTATGATCTAGGGTATTATAACAGAAATGCTGCATACGGGACGCAATATGTAACACGTTAGAGTACGTGTAGTTCGATTAATCTCACGTCtgaatattatacattcattCCTGATAAAATGAAATCGATTGTTCCACGATGCTTCCATACCTTTAATATGTTTCTGCAGAATCGTACTGCGGATTGTGATGGAGTTTTGAGGCAAGCTGGATACAGTACACTCGGTATAATCAACATGGAAGGAGCATTGCGTGCGGTTGCGATTGATTCATCGAAACTACAGAGATACGCACGAATCTAGATTTGTTCTTTATCAGGTGAGCATATTGTACATAGCATCCGCAAGCGGAATACAAAGTACTGGCTCGAGCGAGCGCGGATCAAGTTTACAGCTCATTTACAAAACTACAAATCAAGTCAGTCAAGGTTCCCCGCGGTGCTATATGTGAACCGGGGAATGTATTCTGGGTGGCGCCGGCGAGGTCACGGATCGATTCGCGCGGGAGGCCTGTTCGCGTCGACCTTCCTCCAGCTGCTTCTCGAGTTGCTCCTTCAGGACTAGAAGCTCCCTTGTTCTCTGATACACGGGATCCTTGAAGCAGAGAAATGCGCGTCAAAGTTCTACTCTACAGTACTCTACTCGCATAAAccgtttattaaaaatattagaaatgcTGTTGCGTACTTGTTGTCGCATGCTGGGGTTCCATCTGCAATACAGACTCTTCCACGGCTTGATGTATCGCATACTGGCGACCGGTATCAGAACAAGCTGATAGTTTGTACCGGATCGGTAGAGAGGATTCAGGTAAAGTGGTAGTTGGCTGTTGGTGTACGACCAGAGAGAAACTGTTCTTTGTTTCACCTGCTCCTGCATTCTTTCGCGTTCACTGTACAAATATGTTAAATTGTATCTTTGTAAAATTCGTATGTTTGTAAAGACCGAATAAGTGTACATACGTACCTGCTAAACAAAAACGTGCCGAATCTGCAAGAGTAGAGATAATCAAGTATGGTAATCAAAAAATGTTCGTTGAATTCGAAAGCGTTGGGGAACTGCCGCATTATTTGCCAAACGCAGTCGATGAATTGTAGAAATACCGGCGACCTATCCGCATCGCTGTGATGTTCATCCCCGTGGCCtatcctctataaaattatcgattatgaacaatataaatacataatataaaacaaaatacgtaatatgaaatattgtaGAGAAGTCTCATATCGAAGAGAGTCTCTGGAGATACCTGTTGAAATTTGTGTCCGAAGCTCAGCCActctttttctattaaaacttcGAATCCTTTGACCGTTCTATAGTATGGATCTAGCATCAACATTGCGAGAGCTGTAAGCTAAAAAAAAGACAGTAACAACGTGATGTAGAGCTTCAAGCTTCAGCATCACTTACAAGGGGAGGTCACAGGATGTACCTGGACTTTTTGGACGAAACTTGGTGAGTATTTAGAGAACAATATGTAGATAACGGTAAGAGGGGTCTCCACTTTCGGAACTTTTCGGAAcccaaataaataagattacaatagtcattttttattacattcaatttttcctttcccgaaaaaaattgagcaaaaattacttctgcaatcttcttttctaatcaaaatggaacaaccaaaattatatgtatatacaggagggtgtcccgtaaagaCCGGATGAACTCTtaagggtagattcctgagatgattttaaggcgaaaatcctaatactaTAGTTATCAAACAGTAACTATGTAATTagcaataatatgtatttagtttacaattatttaacaaactaAGCAGCTATTATTGCTAATATCCAAATGAAACTCATTCAAGTAAAGTACTCTGTTAAGTATTCTGTTTGATAACTATAGTTTTGCCTGTAGAATATGAAATTGACAGCGGATTTCTGAAGGAAATGTCATCTGACAGCTTGCGCTTTAtgtatcacataaaaatacaaaaatatccacttccaatattttaaaaaaacggTAAAAGGTTACATTGCGCAATGCGcgtttgcagaaatattaataaaagtaatcttaTCTTCGCATAAGTAATCTTTGTATCGATGTAAACAAGAAGGGCAACATTTACTTTTCGCTTTTAGCACTTTGCGTTGTGCCACGTCTGAGCGCGCCAACTTTAGGCGATCTGATTCACTTACtataaatgcttataattcaaaaactattatagcctcgacattttagtattaggattttcgccttaaaatcatctcaggaatctacccttaAGAGTTCATCCGGtctttacgggacaccctgtatatacatataattttggttgttccattttgattagaaaagaagattgcagaagtaatttttgctcaattttgttcgggaaaggaaaaattgaatgtaataaaaaatgactattgtaatcttatttatttgggTTCCGAAAAGTTCCGAAAGTGGAGACCCCTCTTACCGTTATCTACATATTGTTCTCTAAATACTCACCAAGTTTCGTCCAAAAAGTCCAGGTACATCCTGTGGCCTCCCCTTGTTAGAGTCAAACAACAGCTACCTGCGCCGTCCGATCCCAACCATCGGAACAATGAACTAACACAGAAGTCTTGTGATTCTCAACTTTGTCCACGATTCTTACAGCTCCAGCGAGAACACATTTGATATGCTTAAGCCACATCGTTGATTCGATGCCCGACAACCATCGAGCTTCGTCAATAGTGGGGAAACATAATtctgaaacaaaatatttatatagatatttatgtagataagaaacataaaatattatcaatagaTATAGGCATCTATGCGATACCTTTTAATTTCCTGAGACTTTCTCTCATGACGTGTATATTGTGAATATCGAGGAAGACCAATTCCGCGTTCTGGTAGGCATCCTCGCTTTCGTATCCGCCGCCCTTCGCCTTGTTCGCTATTGCGTTTGGCATCGGACGCGCATCCATGATGAACAGTTTGTGACTCTGTGCGTTAGCGTCCATTATCAGCTGAACGTACCTCTCGTCCTCGCGACTTCGTTTACCGCCGACGCCCACCAGCGGCTGAGCGCAACGAGTTATCGTCGCTTGGCTCTCCGGATGAATCCACGAGAGAACCGGCAGTCTACCTCTGCTCCTAAAAGACGCGGATGCTTGAAGATCCTCGTCGGTCGCTACGGCGGGTACCGCCCAAACCGCTGGATAACTATCGCACAGTGAATATGTATCATTGATTTTGGATATCTTCCACATGTCGTTATTTACACCCTGAAATCGAGGGAAAACGATACTGAGCATTAGTCAAATCACGTTATATAACATCGCATTAAAACGGCATCTTCGCCTTTAGAAAATACGTTCAGTTTCTGAAGTAGCTCTTTCGAGTTTTCAAATCGGATATCGGgtgtttttcgatgtattaCGTACCATTCTCTTCAGTTCTGCGATAGGTTCGTAAACGTTCCAACCATTTTCGGAGAAAGTCTCAGAGTATTCGAAGGCAAATAGAGGTAACTTGTGAGATAATGGAAAAGAATACTGTTGCAACTTCTCGAACACGTCTCGCCTGGAATGGTTCTCCTGCTTATGAGCAAATCTGAGATTCCGCATGTCCTTGCAAAATACTTCGATTCCGTAAGAATTCTCCCCCCTGCTCGACGCACCGCCGACCTTTTCGATTCGGCTGACGACTCCCAACGGCACTTCAACAGCGTAAGGCGTTTCTCGGTCTATGCTACGGAAGTGAAGCTTGTAGTTCGTAACACTAAGGATCCCCCTGGCCGGCCCCGAATAAGGACACAGATAGGTGACTTCGTGCGCGATGCCCTGCACTCGTTCTCCATTCAAGAGCGGTGGTCCCGTGTCTCCTCCAGACAAATTCTAATCAAAATAGCGGAATAACTGACCAGCTACACAAACATCGTGCAACAAAAGAAAAGGAGTATCCCGATATACAACTTCAACAGAATAAACGGCGAACAGATTGCAAAGTAAAAGTGAAATAACAGGGTAGTTTAATGTATGCAACAAATACATTTCACTTCGATAGAAATAAATGCCACTAATAGATATtcacaaataaaaaacatcATAATAACGTTAAATAAAAGTGAAAACTGCACCGTGCTTGGGACTCACTTTTActtgattatcttttttagCCTCCAAAGCAGAGACTATATTATTATCTGTTGAAGTGGAGCTTGAAGAAAAGCTTTTTGAACGCGACGCTTTTTCCCAGCTCTCCTAAggaaattgttaataatttgtttaaagtttcaagtaaatagaaaaatatgctaTGACAATCTCCAATTTAGAAACTCTTGTTTGTACCGATTCATGGCCTATCTTCGAATTGAGTGAGCTGCTCTTGCTGTCCGAGTTGAGGGAATCCGAACTGGCATTCTTTGAATTGCTTTGCTCCGTACTGAGAAGTTCCGCGCTGCCTCTTTTTTCCATACTTGCATTGAAGATAATCTCAAGTGTTTCTACTTTCGTTGCAATGACATCCTTGTACTTGATTTCAGTCACTGGTATTTGTAGTCGTACAATCTGCTTGGACCTGTAAATAACAATTTGTGATATGATGAATAACAAAAAGACACATCATTCACGAATAGTGATGTTAATTATCTTCAAATGCATCAACTTGcacgatatttaattaaaatgctaaAATAATGACGCATTCTAATATTGAAAATCACACAGTACTTGCTCATTcccatataattatttactaaAAGATACTGATCAAATCATACTTTTTAAACGTATAAGTATCTCATAGcgcataaaaaatgtaatactaaataatataaaatttaagaattcTGTACGCTGTGGCCTCCAGTTTTCCGCTCTGCGACATAACCTTACGAAGAAGCTCGCGGCGCGCGCAATGACGATAAATTCAATTAACGAATTAACGATATGCGAGATTATCAAGACGCGATACACGGACGCGATGCacgtatatttaaagaaaacttACGGCAAAGAGAGAATTTCTGAGAACGATTAGACCGGAGTTGAAAGCGGATCATGCCGTGCCACGCCCAAAGGTACACGAGCCGCTTTATTATTCTTCAAGGCGGACAAATATCGCAGCTGCGTCGGTGTTCGCGCGATGCGCTAAATACGAACCTGCTGTGCGCGTATATGCAACGTATACTGCAGCATTCGCTTCTGTCAGTGCAACGTACTTTTGACAGACGCGGCCATTTTGCGAACAATTGTCGGCAGGTGGCGCTGCGCACGCCGTCCCCGGGTCCACGTGCACCGTGCACTTGTTCGAGACTGCGTGTCTCGAGAAGGTCACTTCCTTCTAACTGCATTTGAATCGGAATAGATGATATATGTTGCACCGAAGAGCagagaaaaacagagaaaaatataataattcagaGAAAGTATGAAAAGCCCAATTTAGATGAATACATCTTTTCTCGGGAAGAACAGTTTGcttaaaaatttgcaaatattgtTCTACTTCGGACCTTGAGAGATACAACGACggcttaaatatttaataatctataTGTGATATCTAGACTATCAACTTACGTTGAAAATTAGCATGCGATAACGAAATTTACtttaaacttttcaaattttttgtGCGGTTACTATACATAAAGTAATGATCATTTGAAGAAAGCTAAAATGCCGTATTAatttaaagaagaaagatcgatatttataaattatcatttcttCGTAAACACAAATAATCATATTactaagaaatatttaaaaataagtcAAAAAATAGTCTACACAAATCCTATAATGAGCAAAACCTCAGTCTGGAttgaaaaactttttcatGAACGAGAACGCGTGTTTTCTTTTGGCGAATAAATGCGATTACATCCGTACGGATTCAGAGTTGCCTAAATCTTATTAAGTATCCAATCGGATTACGTTCAGACTCTGTTTGGTGCTTGTTATTCGCACTGATAGATCGTCGCGGCTCCGAGTATCAAACGGCTTGTAAATCGATCGATAGGCATTGAGCTTTGTTGGTACTTTTGCATCATCGTGTAGTTTTCAAATCTctaataaatgcaaaataatattccagtgttaaaataattttttaccagAAAATTCAAGTTTCTGAAAAACATTAGCTATTTGTAATAGcatgtagaaaataatataaaacaaatttatttgatattggAAGCACGAGTcgcataaagaaaaatatatcttacgGTTCTTGAGTTGATGTAGGCTGCACGAATAAAACCGCTCCATAGAAGAGCGATAAATTGCAGCTCCAGCAGTTGCAGCCGTTATAAATCTCACACCTTTCACGATTGCAACATACTGTTATTAATTGCACCGTCAGCACTGACACAATGGCGATAGCTAGACAGATATAACTGCAAAGCCTGTCACGATCATTCGCGTTGCGAGATTTGCGACAACCGTTGCAACTTACTATCGTCGCACTCCTTCCGGCCTCCTGCTACATTGCATGTTCACCTGCGAATCCGCAACAATTACAAAACAACACAATTAGGGAGAAAGTGtgaatttatttgtaaaaaaagaggaTTGTTCAACAGAACGAAAAGTTTAGATCGACAGTTCGAGAGTGATGCAGCAAGTTTGATTATGTATATATCCCATAGTGTATATAGAGCGTAATCgtaacatgaaatataaaactctCATCATCAACtatgtcatatatatatatcgtttaACTTTAAACATGatcaacatataaatatacagtCATCACATTAAGTTAGATGTATCCGTACAATGTACATTTAGCGAATCTATACATGGTTGTACAATTAAGAATCTTTCATCTCGGTCTCTTATTTTGTTCGTCTTTAGATATGTCTTTCATACtttcatacatacatacatacatacacacatacatacatacatacgtacatatatgcatatatgtttCCCAAACCCTccgtaatataattattattacaaaatgttaCAGACGACAGAATTCGCGCACGCTTCCGTGTCCACGCTGGTGGAGACGTGGACGCAACGTCACCGATCTGAAGAGAAAAGGGAAATCGTATGGTGTTGTATCCTACGTACATCGAGAATCGTTTCCTCCAGACGATCATGCGGAGAAACGGAGCACTGCTTCATCAGGCGGATAGCAAAGATCTTTTTCATTCGCGTCGACTCGAATCGAATTCGCGTGATATTTTTTGGCACTTGTAGCGAAAACTTCGTATTCCGTGCACGCGAGTCCATCGCGCTACCACCTTCGTTCCCTCGTCGACCGTCAGGCGACACACGCTTAGGCCTTCGTCCACCGTGTGTGCGCTTCCGGCTTTTTGAATTTTGTCGAACTTGATATCGAAAGAAAGTGTCGAGAGCTTTAAGGAACACAGAGTACAATTCACACTGCAGTCACTATCCTTATTATTCTTCCAGCCTTCCCTTTCGTCttctttccctcttctctctctttctctcttttctttctgttcTATGAGTCAGATCAGGAAGCTCTCTACTATTCCCTTCAACGCGCCGACCATCCTCGTCAGGGTCAGCTTCGTCTCTCGGCTCTCTCCACGGAGTTCAGTCTTATCTCGTCGATCGCTGCTCCCACTCTGGTCACGTCATCTGCACGGTATTAAAGCCTCGTCTTCTCGCAGGCGTAGCAAAGTGCTGGGGATTCGCGGCGATCTGAAAGTGCTGAACGTACGGATTGTTCCTGAGCACATTGCCACCGGCTGAGCCAGGTGAATACGGAGGCCCCATGGTGATTATGCCGGTCTGCTGGAGGTACTGCTCGCGGTAGAGCGCCTGCTGCGCCACATATTCGCCGTTCATTGGATTCTGGCCGACGTAGTGACACTTCttcggctgctgctgctgttcaGTTACAGCCGAACATTCCTTGCCGTAACTGTCGTGAACGTAGCGCGACCCGATCGGCGACGTACAGCTTGGCGGGGTGGTCGTTTTCACACTCTGTGTTGGGCTCTGCGTGATAGATTCGAGCGCATGCCGCCGCATCATAGTCGGTGACGGACAATGGTGACTGTCCTGCAATCCGTCTACCCGGTTACGCACGAAGATCGGCGCAC encodes the following:
- the LOC105277814 gene encoding myotubularin-related protein 2 isoform X4 codes for the protein MEKRGSAELLSTEQSNSKNASSDSLNSDSKSSSLNSKIGHESESWEKASRSKSFSSSSTSTDNNIVSALEAKKDNQVKNLSGGDTGPPLLNGERVQGIAHEVTYLCPYSGPARGILSVTNYKLHFRSIDRETPYAVEVPLGVVSRIEKVGGASSRGENSYGIEVFCKDMRNLRFAHKQENHSRRDVFEKLQQYSFPLSHKLPLFAFEYSETFSENGWNVYEPIAELKRMGVNNDMWKISKINDTYSLCDSYPAVWAVPAVATDEDLQASASFRSRGRLPVLSWIHPESQATITRCAQPLVGVGGKRSREDERYVQLIMDANAQSHKLFIMDARPMPNAIANKAKGGGYESEDAYQNAELVFLDIHNIHVMRESLRKLKELCFPTIDEARWLSGIESTMWLKHIKCVLAGAVRIVDKVENHKTSVLVHCSDGWDRTAQLTALAMLMLDPYYRTVKGFEVLIEKEWLSFGHKFQQRIGHGDEHHSDADRSPVFLQFIDCVWQIMRQFPNAFEFNEHFLITILDYLYSCRFGTFLFSSERERMQEQVKQRTVSLWSYTNSQLPLYLNPLYRSGTNYQLVLIPVASMRYIKPWKSLYCRWNPSMRQQDPVYQRTRELLVLKEQLEKQLEEGRREQASRANRSVTSPAPPRIHSPVHI
- the LOC105277814 gene encoding myotubularin-related protein 2 isoform X2; its protein translation is MQLEGSDLLETRSLEQVHGARGPGDGVRSATCRQLFAKWPRLSKVRCTDRSECCSIRCIYAHSRSKQIVRLQIPVTEIKYKDVIATKVETLEIIFNASMEKRGSAELLSTEQSNSKNASSDSLNSDSKSSSLNSKIGHESNLSGGDTGPPLLNGERVQGIAHEVTYLCPYSGPARGILSVTNYKLHFRSIDRETPYAVEVPLGVVSRIEKVGGASSRGENSYGIEVFCKDMRNLRFAHKQENHSRRDVFEKLQQYSFPLSHKLPLFAFEYSETFSENGWNVYEPIAELKRMGVNNDMWKISKINDTYSLCDSYPAVWAVPAVATDEDLQASASFRSRGRLPVLSWIHPESQATITRCAQPLVGVGGKRSREDERYVQLIMDANAQSHKLFIMDARPMPNAIANKAKGGGYESEDAYQNAELVFLDIHNIHVMRESLRKLKELCFPTIDEARWLSGIESTMWLKHIKCVLAGAVRIVDKVENHKTSVLVHCSDGWDRTAQLTALAMLMLDPYYRTVKGFEVLIEKEWLSFGHKFQQRIGHGDEHHSDADRSPVFLQFIDCVWQIMRQFPNAFEFNEHFLITILDYLYSCRFGTFLFSSERERMQEQVKQRTVSLWSYTNSQLPLYLNPLYRSGTNYQLVLIPVASMRYIKPWKSLYCRWNPSMRQQDPVYQRTRELLVLKEQLEKQLEEGRREQASRANRSVTSPAPPRIHSPVHI
- the LOC105277814 gene encoding myotubularin-related protein 2 isoform X3 — its product is MSQSGKLEATASKQIVRLQIPVTEIKYKDVIATKVETLEIIFNASMEKRGSAELLSTEQSNSKNASSDSLNSDSKSSSLNSKIGHESESWEKASRSKSFSSSSTSTDNNIVSALEAKKDNQVKNLSGGDTGPPLLNGERVQGIAHEVTYLCPYSGPARGILSVTNYKLHFRSIDRETPYAVEVPLGVVSRIEKVGGASSRGENSYGIEVFCKDMRNLRFAHKQENHSRRDVFEKLQQYSFPLSHKLPLFAFEYSETFSENGWNVYEPIAELKRMGVNNDMWKISKINDTYSLCDSYPAVWAVPAVATDEDLQASASFRSRGRLPVLSWIHPESQATITRCAQPLVGVGGKRSREDERYVQLIMDANAQSHKLFIMDARPMPNAIANKAKGGGYESEDAYQNAELVFLDIHNIHVMRESLRKLKELCFPTIDEARWLSGIESTMWLKHIKCVLAGAVRIVDKVENHKTSVLVHCSDGWDRTAQLTALAMLMLDPYYRTVKGFEVLIEKEWLSFGHKFQQRIGHGDEHHSDADRSPVFLQFIDCVWQIMRQFPNAFEFNEHFLITILDYLYSCRFGTFLFSSERERMQEQVKQRTVSLWSYTNSQLPLYLNPLYRSGTNYQLVLIPVASMRYIKPWKSLYCRWNPSMRQQDPVYQRTRELLVLKEQLEKQLEEGRREQASRANRSVTSPAPPRIHSPVHI
- the LOC105277814 gene encoding myotubularin-related protein 2 isoform X1 translates to MQLEGSDLLETRSLEQVHGARGPGDGVRSATCRQLFAKWPRLSKVRCTDRSECCSIRCIYAHSRSKQIVRLQIPVTEIKYKDVIATKVETLEIIFNASMEKRGSAELLSTEQSNSKNASSDSLNSDSKSSSLNSKIGHESESWEKASRSKSFSSSSTSTDNNIVSALEAKKDNQVKNLSGGDTGPPLLNGERVQGIAHEVTYLCPYSGPARGILSVTNYKLHFRSIDRETPYAVEVPLGVVSRIEKVGGASSRGENSYGIEVFCKDMRNLRFAHKQENHSRRDVFEKLQQYSFPLSHKLPLFAFEYSETFSENGWNVYEPIAELKRMGVNNDMWKISKINDTYSLCDSYPAVWAVPAVATDEDLQASASFRSRGRLPVLSWIHPESQATITRCAQPLVGVGGKRSREDERYVQLIMDANAQSHKLFIMDARPMPNAIANKAKGGGYESEDAYQNAELVFLDIHNIHVMRESLRKLKELCFPTIDEARWLSGIESTMWLKHIKCVLAGAVRIVDKVENHKTSVLVHCSDGWDRTAQLTALAMLMLDPYYRTVKGFEVLIEKEWLSFGHKFQQRIGHGDEHHSDADRSPVFLQFIDCVWQIMRQFPNAFEFNEHFLITILDYLYSCRFGTFLFSSERERMQEQVKQRTVSLWSYTNSQLPLYLNPLYRSGTNYQLVLIPVASMRYIKPWKSLYCRWNPSMRQQDPVYQRTRELLVLKEQLEKQLEEGRREQASRANRSVTSPAPPRIHSPVHI